One region of Nothobranchius furzeri strain GRZ-AD chromosome 16, NfurGRZ-RIMD1, whole genome shotgun sequence genomic DNA includes:
- the LOC139063554 gene encoding oocyte zinc finger protein XlCOF6-like, with product MLPFHKVLVVKEEVSLDWNSICDQQDPEHFHIKEEEELWISQDDKNCNDEQTDISTLPFNIITVKSEEDEEKSQFHHSECSTSISPQQTKAEGDEEDSEGPEPSREPGSIHFFQGIAHENISASSETEISDGDEGDDDDDWQGPILSLEHEDGKSNQIVSIASQSGADSAENSFSFFSEQSFQKCMPSQTDTVNQNVDSQTNVLKKIPFRCGECRQTFSCKENLQTHISVHAGDKPFGCDICGKRFKKRVHLRDHSRVHSGERPFGCDICGKRFKRKSYIKSHMTGHIGTRAYNCDLCGKGFLAKKALQVHMRIHTGERPFACDVCNRTFNKKTNLEKHRRVHTGERPFYCGICSKGFKAQFDLKRHIIVHTGERPFVCSVCSKGFSLQDGLKRHMGIHTGQRPFSCSDCGKGFLEKKQVKQHMLVHTGKKSNGCEKVKPEEKPFSCDKCRKRFTTQAILSIHMGVHSEDRPFSCRICDKRFKHQYDLKRHTNVHTGDKPFVCSLCRKGFSRQEFLKRHMVVHTGEKPFGCHVCGQTFKFKSYFETHMMLHA from the coding sequence TGTTACCTTTCCATAAGGTGCTGGTAGTTAAAGAAGAGGTTTCTCTTGATTGGAACTCCATTTgtgaccagcaggacccagagcaTTTTCACATTAAGGAGGAGGAAGAACTCTGGATCAGTCAGGATGACAAAAATTGTAATGACGAACAGACTGATATCTCCACACTACCATTCAACATTATTACTGTGAAGAgtgaagaagatgaagagaaatCCCAATTTCATCATTCAGAATGTTCAACCAGCATATCACCTCAGCAGACAAAGGCAGAAGGTGATGAAGAGGACTCTGAAGGACCAGAACCAAGTAGAGAACCAGGTTCAATACATTTTTTTCAGGGAATTGCACATGaaaatatttcagcctcctctgaGACAGAAATCAGTGAtggtgatgagggtgatgatgatgatgattggcaGGGACCTATATTAAGTTTAGAACATGAAGATGGCAAGAGTAATCAGATTGTGAGCATAGCATCTCAGTCGGGTGCAGACAGTGCTGAGAACTCCTTCAGCTTTTTCTCAGAGCAGTCGTTTCAGAAATGTATGCCGAGTCAGACAGACACAGTCAATCAAAATGTAGATTCACAGACAAATGTCCTTAAAAAAATACCGTTTAGATGTGGAGAATGTAGACAAACATTCAGTTGTAAAGAAAATCTTCAAACACATATTTCAGTTCATGCTGGTGATAAACCCTTTGGTTGTGATATTTGTGGTAAAAGATTTAAAAAGCGTGTCCATCTCAGAGATCACAGTAGAGTACACTCTGGAGAGAGGCCCTTTGGTTGTGATATTTGTGGCAAAAGATTCAAACGTAAGTCTTACATTAAATCACATATGACTGGTCATATTGGAACAAGAGCCTATAACTGTGATCTTTGCGGTAAAGGGTTTCTAGCAAAAAAGGCTCTTCAAGTGCACATGAGAATCCATACGGGGGAGAGGCCATTTGCTTGTGATGTTTGCAATAGAACTTTTAATAAAAAGACAAATCTTGAAAAGCACAGGAGAGTTCATACAGGAGAGAGACCATTTTATTGTGGAATTTGTTCAAAgggatttaaagctcagtttgatcTGAAGAGACACATAATTGTCCACACCGGGGAGAGACCATTTGTTTGCAGTGTTTGTAGTAAGGGGTTTTCACTACAAGATGGTCTGAAAAGACACATGGGTATTCACACAGGTCAAAGGCCATTTAGTTGTAGTGACTGTGGGAAGGGTTTTTTGGAGAAGAAACAGGTAAAGCAACATATGTTAGTCCACACAGGAAAGAAGTCAAATGGTTGTGAGAAGGTCAAACCAGAAGAAAAACCATTTTCCTGTGATAAATGTCGTAAAAGGTTTACTACACAGGCAATTCTTAGCATTCATATGGGGGTCCACTCTGAAGACAGACCGTTTTCTTGCAGAATTTGTGATAAAAGGTTTAAACATCAGTACGATCTTAAAAGACACACAAATGTACACACTGGAGATAAACCATTTGTTTGTAGTCTCTGTAGGAAGGGTTTTTCGAGACAAGAATTTCTGAAGAGACACATGgttgttcacacaggagagaagccttttggctGTCATGTTTGTGGTCAAACTTTCAAATTTAAATCCTATTTTGAAACACACATGATGCTTCATGCTTGA